A genomic segment from Montipora foliosa isolate CH-2021 chromosome 9, ASM3666993v2, whole genome shotgun sequence encodes:
- the LOC137970848 gene encoding calmodulin-like, with product MEKLTDEQVQEYREAFRNFDKDRSGFITTKELGNVMRSLGENPREEDLQMMINSVDIDGNGQMDFEEFVKLMVAKNQFSFNEDEAMEAFRIFDRDDRGYIMSTELRNIFQSLEDKISDHDINEMLQDQKHQFNRKITFDDFFQMTKEGVCPKESKQKDASSRPKYARRRQKFYIYS from the exons ATG GAAAAGCTCACCGACGAGCAGGTGCAAG AATACAGGGAAGCCTTCAGGAATTTTGACAAGGACAGAAGTGGTTTTATTACCACAAAAGAGCTTGGCAATGTCATGCGATCACTGGGTGAGAACCCTCGTGAAGAGGACTTACAGATGATGATTAACAGCGTGGATATTGACG gcAACGGACAGATGGATTTTGAAGAATTTGTAAAACTTATGGTAGCAAAGAATCAATTTTCCTTCAATGAAGATGAAGCAATGGAAGCCTTCAGGATCTTTGACCGAGATGACCGAGGGTACATTATGTCGACCGAACTAAGGAATATCTTCCAATCCTTGGAGGACAAAATTTCTGATCATGATATAAATGAAATGCTGCAAGATCAAAAACACCAATTCAACAGGAAAATTACTTTTGATG ATTTTTTCCAAATGACCAAGGAGGGAGTTTGTCCTAAGGAATCAAAGCAAAAGGATGCATCATCACGACCCAAGTACGCAAGAAGGAGACAAAAGTTCTATATTTACAGCTAA
- the LOC137969968 gene encoding uncharacterized protein isoform X2, giving the protein MESLTECQLTEYFEAFRHFDKDKNGFITTKELGNLMKSLGENPTENELQRIKNTVDVDRNGKMDFQEFVELMAKKNQHGMDVGEAKEAFRIFDPDDRGYVLTSELRQAFGRLEEGISESELAEILDDNFHGGNRKIYFEEFKKMTRVQINNNEATSPNSMK; this is encoded by the exons ATG GAATCTCTCACGGAATGCCAGCTTACAG AGTATTTCGAGGCTTTCCGACATTTTGACAAGGACAAAAATGGATTTATAACCACAAAGGAGCTTGGAAATCTCATGAAATCACTTGGTGAAAATCCCACCGAAAACGAGCTCCAAAGGATCAAAAATACCGTGGATGTCGACC GAAACGGCAAGATGGATTTCCAGGAATTTGTTGAACTTATGGCGAAGAAAAATCAGCATGGAATGGATGTGGGCGAGGCGAAAGAAGCTTTCAGGATCTTTGACCCAGATGACCGCGGTTACGTTCTTACCTCCGAGCTACGCCAGGCGTTTGGAAGGTTAGAGGAAGGGATATCCGAGAGTGAATTGGCGGAGATTCTAGATGACAACTTCCACGGTGGAAacagaaaaatttattttgaag AATTCAAGAAGATGACAAGAGTACAGATTAACAATAATGAGGCCACAAGCCCTAACAGTATGAAGTGA
- the LOC137969968 gene encoding uncharacterized protein isoform X1, with protein sequence MNTGKFACLTGCPPSDGQYPYDSVSVSGMSSSVSTINEYFEAFRHFDKDKNGFITTKELGNLMKSLGENPTENELQRIKNTVDVDRNGKMDFQEFVELMAKKNQHGMDVGEAKEAFRIFDPDDRGYVLTSELRQAFGRLEEGISESELAEILDDNFHGGNRKIYFEEFKKMTRVQINNNEATSPNSMK encoded by the exons ATGAATACTGGGAAATTTGCGTGCTTAACTGGGTGTCCACCCTCCGATGGACAATATCCTTACGACAGTGTTAGTGTTTCTGGAATGTCCTCCTCAGTTAGTACAATTAACG AGTATTTCGAGGCTTTCCGACATTTTGACAAGGACAAAAATGGATTTATAACCACAAAGGAGCTTGGAAATCTCATGAAATCACTTGGTGAAAATCCCACCGAAAACGAGCTCCAAAGGATCAAAAATACCGTGGATGTCGACC GAAACGGCAAGATGGATTTCCAGGAATTTGTTGAACTTATGGCGAAGAAAAATCAGCATGGAATGGATGTGGGCGAGGCGAAAGAAGCTTTCAGGATCTTTGACCCAGATGACCGCGGTTACGTTCTTACCTCCGAGCTACGCCAGGCGTTTGGAAGGTTAGAGGAAGGGATATCCGAGAGTGAATTGGCGGAGATTCTAGATGACAACTTCCACGGTGGAAacagaaaaatttattttgaag AATTCAAGAAGATGACAAGAGTACAGATTAACAATAATGAGGCCACAAGCCCTAACAGTATGAAGTGA
- the LOC137969967 gene encoding neuronal acetylcholine receptor subunit alpha-9-II-like: MPSLASINMMVFITLAAFLRGMNSEHFEKMLIDDLLANYTTDVRPVENSSHVMIVSIGVQPYRLLRMDEVEQLIKMSLWYRLTWEDFMLSWNPERYGDITRINLPVDVVWTPPVGLLNSLDSGVAPLLSGGDNDLDNQVEVQCNGQVRLLLPTVLSISCIMDMTMYPFDTQRCNLIFGTWAYTNEDLAFKADVETSTLAESKENFSSSGGWNVLEYKAIETKGNNSRASPSVTFTIRLQRLTTYYIVILFLPCFSNVMLALLVFLLPPETGERIGVGINTLFIMWVNYLRALNAMPKSPELPVFCKFYYFVMFECVCAIAVSCLVISFFHMNVNIDQPDWVKIQILDRMARLVFLHKSVKYRLKTAEKFRKEAEMFRSRFGGKSYPKITIGLNLFVDNSLKDYETFWRQEEWKLVSLVLERFFTYFLLFSVLISFFVFAATVR, from the exons GAATGAACAGTGAACATTTTGAGAAAATGCTCATTGACGATTTGCTGGCGAACTACACTACTGACGTGCGACCAGTTGAAAATTCATCACACGTGATGATAGTTAGCATTGGTGTACAACCCTACAGACTTCTGAGGATG GATGAGGTTGAACAACTTATAAAAATGAGCCTTTGGTATAGATTG ACGTGGGAAGATTTCATGCTGTCCTGGAATCCCGAACGGTATGGAGACATCACTCGTATTAATCTGCCAGTAGATGTTGTATGGACGCCGCCTGTCGGACTGCTCAACTC GTTAGATTCTGGAGTGGCTCCACTGCTTTCAGGCGGGGATAATGATCTAGATAACCAAGTAGAAGTCCAATGTAATGGACAAGTCAGGCTCTTGCTTCCAACTGTTCTCAGTATTTCCTGTATCATGGACATGACCATGTATCCGTTTGATACTCAAAGATGTAACCTCATATTTG GAACATGGGCATACACAAACGAAGATTTAGCATTCAAAGCAGATGTGGAAACTTCAACACTCGCTGAATCCAAGGAGAATTTCAGTTCATCTGGTGGATGGAACGTGTTAGAGTACAAAG CCATTGAAACGAAAGGAAACAACAGTCGTGCAAGCCCCTCTGTGACATTTACCATCCGACTTCAGCGTCTAACAACGTACTATATTGTGATATTATTTTTACCATGCTTCTCCAACGTAATGCTCGCACTACTCGTCTTTCTCTTGCCACCGGAGACTGGGGAGAGAATCGGAGTCGGCATCAACACTCTCTTTATCATGTGGGTTAATTATCTGAGG gCTCTAAATGCGATGCCGAAGAGTCCCGAATTGCCCGTATTCTGCAAGTTTTATTACTTTGTGATGTTCGAGTGCGTGTGTGCCATCGCTGTGTCGTGTCTTGTCATCTCATTCTTTCACATGAATGTTAACATAGACCAGCCTGACTGGGTAAAG ATTCAAATATTGGACAGGATGGCACGCTTGGTATTTTTGCACAAGTCCGTAAAATATCGTTTGAAAACGGCGGAAAAATTCAGGAAGGAAG CCGAAATGTTCCGCTCAAGATTTGGAGGCAAGTCATACCCAAAAATCACCATCGGTCTCAACTTATTCGTGGATAATTCTCTCAAGGATTACGAAACTTTTTGGCGTCAAGAGGAATGGAAACTCGTTTCGCTTGTGCTGGAAAGATTTTTTAcgtattttttgttattttcggttcttatttcattttttgtttttgccgcAACCGTTCGCTAA